One genomic segment of Chitinophaga sancti includes these proteins:
- a CDS encoding outer membrane beta-barrel family protein, with translation MKAGPILLLLCLCSCYLYAQQPYAVKGSLTDSAAGIKITDATISVLRAKDSTLCKFIWNNSSHNFSVPLQEGGQFILLVSYPGYADYTAEFSLDSTKPVYDFQGINMLLRSRLLTEVLIQGKKAEMKIKGDTTEYDASAFHVEPNAKVEDLLRQFPGIEVDKDGKITAQGKTINKVLVDGEEFFGDDPTLVTKNIRADMVDKVQVYERSSDQANFTGIDDGKKEKTINIKLKEDKKNGYFGKVEAAGGTENFYTGKLMFNAFKGKERFSAYGIFDNTGHFGMDWGESSKYGMSNYNFNFGDDGSITITGETNDELESYNGEYYGEGLPTAKNGGLHYDNKFNNDKTTVNVNYRIGSLAVDGDKHVITQNTLPSSYINTTSDQKFHNYLFRHKGNGRFEFKLDTTSTLVVNAAGGSRNSSVDNEYNTTSLRQDSTLLNTNSRTVHSKTDETTFNAGILFNKQLKKKGRKFSMGISESHTSSNGNEFLKSAINYYNEKETLDSSVVNDQNRVQHSDNNTLTANATFNEPLSGKAQIAFSYDFVMTNANSNLSTYKKNDSEKYDVLDSLYSNNFKIDNISHQGGAMFVYKATKYRISAGTKVSNVAFEQLNRYDNSTFKRNFVNINPQVYFTYTFSQSKSMTFNATRKTQLPTVTQLQPVRINTDPLNVHLGNPDLDPSYSEDFYWNYNTYKAITQQYMYLNANFSLKHNSIVSNVMTDSAGASTYQYANIKKNGYNGGIWAMRDFKTNLWGMSLATMLSANTNVSYNLVNSVLNKATSYTISPELTLRKNADKKGYFEINARPNYTIQKSSLLPSLNSNGLGFDAGAEFRVFLPKNFEFYSRTNFTYSPKTKSFNTDLKRTIWNMEVSRKFLKEKQLRVAASVNDLLNQNSGFTRNVSGSQITQNTYSTIRRYFMFTITWDFNKMGGAKPKS, from the coding sequence ATGAAAGCAGGACCTATACTCCTTCTTCTTTGTTTGTGCTCATGTTACCTATATGCCCAGCAGCCTTATGCAGTAAAAGGAAGTTTGACCGATTCAGCTGCCGGAATAAAGATTACTGATGCCACGATCAGCGTACTCAGAGCAAAGGATTCCACCCTTTGTAAGTTCATCTGGAATAATTCCAGTCACAATTTTTCTGTGCCGCTTCAGGAAGGCGGCCAGTTTATTTTGCTCGTATCCTACCCGGGATATGCAGACTACACCGCAGAGTTTAGCCTGGATTCTACTAAACCCGTATACGATTTTCAGGGTATCAATATGCTCCTGAGGTCGCGACTATTAACGGAAGTACTCATCCAGGGCAAGAAAGCGGAAATGAAGATCAAAGGCGATACCACCGAGTATGACGCCTCTGCATTTCATGTAGAGCCGAATGCAAAAGTAGAAGACCTGCTCCGGCAATTTCCGGGGATAGAAGTTGACAAAGATGGAAAGATTACCGCCCAGGGCAAAACCATCAATAAGGTGCTCGTGGATGGTGAAGAATTCTTTGGCGACGACCCTACTCTCGTGACGAAAAACATTCGTGCCGATATGGTAGACAAAGTACAGGTCTACGAGCGATCCAGCGACCAGGCTAACTTCACGGGGATTGATGATGGCAAGAAAGAGAAAACCATCAACATCAAACTCAAGGAAGATAAGAAAAACGGTTACTTCGGCAAGGTCGAAGCCGCTGGCGGTACAGAAAATTTCTATACCGGTAAGCTGATGTTCAATGCATTCAAAGGCAAAGAACGATTCTCCGCTTATGGTATATTTGACAACACCGGCCATTTTGGTATGGATTGGGGTGAAAGTAGTAAGTATGGCATGAGTAACTACAACTTCAACTTTGGAGACGATGGTAGTATAACCATTACCGGCGAGACCAACGATGAGCTGGAAAGCTATAATGGTGAATACTATGGAGAAGGCCTGCCCACCGCTAAAAATGGTGGTTTGCACTACGACAATAAATTCAATAATGACAAGACCACCGTCAATGTCAATTATAGAATAGGATCATTGGCGGTAGATGGAGACAAGCATGTGATTACACAAAACACATTGCCTTCTTCCTATATCAATACCACCTCCGACCAAAAGTTCCATAATTACCTCTTCCGTCATAAAGGCAATGGCCGCTTTGAATTTAAACTGGATACCACCAGCACACTGGTGGTGAATGCTGCCGGTGGTTCAAGGAACAGTTCTGTTGATAACGAGTATAATACTACCAGCCTGCGACAGGATAGTACACTACTCAATACTAACAGCAGGACAGTGCATTCTAAAACGGATGAAACCACTTTCAATGCCGGCATCTTATTCAATAAGCAATTGAAAAAGAAAGGCAGAAAATTCTCTATGGGTATCAGTGAGAGCCATACCAGCAGTAACGGTAATGAGTTCCTGAAATCTGCTATCAATTATTATAATGAAAAAGAAACACTGGATAGTAGTGTAGTCAATGATCAGAACAGGGTGCAGCATAGCGACAACAATACATTGACCGCCAATGCTACCTTCAATGAACCACTGTCCGGCAAAGCACAGATTGCCTTCTCGTATGACTTCGTAATGACCAATGCCAATAGCAATCTAAGTACATACAAAAAGAATGATTCCGAAAAGTACGATGTACTGGATAGCCTGTATAGCAACAATTTCAAGATTGACAATATCTCTCATCAGGGTGGTGCTATGTTTGTTTACAAGGCGACCAAATACAGGATCAGTGCTGGTACCAAGGTATCCAACGTAGCATTCGAACAGCTGAACCGCTATGATAACAGTACTTTCAAACGAAACTTTGTCAACATCAATCCACAGGTTTACTTTACATATACATTCAGTCAGTCAAAATCCATGACCTTTAATGCAACCAGGAAAACGCAATTGCCAACGGTAACACAGTTGCAGCCTGTGAGAATTAATACTGATCCGCTGAATGTACACCTGGGTAATCCGGATCTGGATCCATCTTATAGCGAGGATTTCTATTGGAATTACAATACCTATAAAGCAATTACGCAGCAATACATGTACCTGAATGCCAACTTCTCTCTCAAACACAATTCGATTGTATCGAATGTAATGACAGATTCAGCTGGTGCCAGCACTTATCAATATGCTAATATTAAAAAGAATGGCTACAATGGAGGTATCTGGGCGATGCGTGATTTCAAAACCAACTTGTGGGGTATGAGCCTTGCAACGATGTTGTCTGCCAATACCAATGTGTCTTATAACCTGGTAAACAGTGTGCTGAACAAAGCGACGTCATACACCATTTCGCCAGAGCTCACCCTTAGAAAGAATGCCGACAAAAAAGGTTACTTCGAAATTAACGCCCGGCCAAATTATACCATTCAGAAATCATCACTGTTGCCCAGCCTGAATAGTAATGGATTAGGATTCGATGCGGGTGCTGAGTTCCGGGTATTCCTTCCAAAAAATTTCGAGTTTTATTCCAGAACGAATTTTACCTATTCTCCAAAAACCAAATCGTTTAATACAGATCTGAAGAGAACGATCTGGAATATGGAAGTAAGCCGGAAATTCCTGAAGGAAAAACAACTGAGAGTAGCGGCTTCGGTGAATGATCTGCTGAACCAGAATTCTGGTTTTACCAGAAATGTATCAGGCAGTCAGATTACACAGAATACCTATAGCACGATCAGAAGATATTTCATGTTCACCATCACCTGGGACTTCAATAAAATGGGTGGTGCAAAACCTAAATCATGA
- a CDS encoding GLPGLI family protein, with product MRTSYILIAVCLLGIQSLTAQQRFPSTGTITFEKTINMHAYINKRIKERPDDGISKQFLESWRNSNPQFKRLNSKLSFAANRTLFTPMPDPGAQDFMSNSPGVYQSNLIYTDLTTGLYTCQKQVYGDNMLINDTARAIQWKITSETREIAGYQCRRANAIVMDSIYVVAFYTDQIHVSGGPESFTGLPGMILGIALPHDNVTWFATNVDLTSVPATSIVPPKKGKPLTAAGMKEKIKLVWGDNGGSYIWWLLL from the coding sequence ATGAGAACTTCCTATATACTGATTGCTGTATGCTTATTGGGTATACAGTCATTGACAGCTCAACAGCGCTTTCCATCCACCGGTACGATTACGTTTGAGAAAACGATCAATATGCATGCGTATATCAACAAACGCATTAAAGAAAGACCGGATGATGGTATATCGAAACAATTTTTAGAATCATGGCGTAATTCCAATCCTCAGTTCAAAAGGCTCAATTCAAAACTGAGTTTTGCTGCCAACCGTACATTGTTTACACCTATGCCAGATCCGGGGGCACAGGATTTTATGTCGAATTCACCAGGGGTCTATCAGTCAAACCTGATCTATACAGATTTGACTACAGGCTTGTATACCTGCCAGAAACAGGTGTATGGCGACAACATGCTGATCAATGATACAGCAAGAGCTATACAATGGAAGATCACCAGCGAAACGAGGGAGATAGCCGGCTATCAATGCCGGAGAGCAAATGCCATTGTGATGGATTCTATTTATGTGGTGGCGTTTTATACAGATCAGATACATGTGTCAGGAGGGCCGGAGTCTTTTACAGGATTACCAGGTATGATATTAGGCATTGCCCTGCCACATGATAATGTAACCTGGTTTGCGACGAATGTAGACCTCACGAGTGTACCTGCCACGAGTATTGTACCACCTAAGAAAGGGAAGCCTCTGACAGCCGCAGGTATGAAAGAAAAGATTAAATTAGTATGGGGAGATAATGGCGGTAGTTATATATGGTGGCTGTTATTATAA
- a CDS encoding SPFH domain-containing protein: MQTTDVIRWLMLLGIPVLCLVLYRFILRVFFGLVIVPEDKIGLVTKKFVLVGKQELPEGRILATDGEAGFQAQTLAPGVYFWKWFWQYDVKFQAFTVIPTGKIGLVLAKDGAELQPGAILARRVDCDAFQNAEAFLKSGGQKGRQTAIMTPGSYRINTFIFEVEITDMVNVPDNAVGIVTTMEGKAIENGQIAGKIIEGHRNFQDADAFLEKGGYKGLQEQVILSGSYFMNPWFAKVEMRTMTEIPISHVGVVISYVGNEGEDLSGTDFKHGNIVGKNYKGVWAEPLGPGKYPINTYIMKVEYVPTTNLVLNWASARSEAHQLDKNLSTITVRSKDGFTFNLDVAQIIHIPASEAPKVIARFGNMSNLVTQVLEPTIGNYFRNSAQDAEVIDFLKSRKERQESAKLHIGRVLEQYNVFGVDTLIGDIVPPESLMKTLTDRKIAEEQKVTYETQMRAQETRQVLEKETAIAEIQKDIVKADQGVLIAERIADASVKKATGDANSVRLQANAEADRMKLLASGEAEKVRVLAKAEAERTELTARAEAEKISLTGNAEAEKILAIGKSSAESYKLAVEAMGGNNFTQLKVMEAIGEQHIKIMPDILIGGGGDGNNGPISGLLGLKLLEQLGEKNNQQPPKE, from the coding sequence ATGCAAACAACTGATGTAATCAGGTGGCTGATGCTGCTTGGCATCCCCGTACTATGCCTTGTATTGTACCGTTTCATTCTCCGCGTATTCTTTGGCCTTGTGATCGTACCCGAAGATAAAATAGGTCTTGTCACCAAGAAATTCGTATTGGTGGGTAAACAGGAACTCCCAGAAGGCCGCATTCTGGCCACTGATGGAGAAGCTGGTTTTCAGGCCCAAACACTTGCCCCAGGTGTGTACTTCTGGAAATGGTTCTGGCAGTACGATGTTAAGTTCCAGGCTTTCACCGTGATCCCTACAGGTAAGATCGGACTTGTATTGGCAAAAGATGGTGCAGAGCTGCAACCCGGCGCTATCCTGGCCCGCCGTGTAGATTGCGATGCTTTCCAGAATGCGGAAGCGTTCCTGAAAAGTGGGGGTCAGAAAGGTCGTCAAACGGCGATTATGACACCCGGTTCTTATCGTATTAACACCTTCATCTTTGAAGTGGAAATCACGGATATGGTGAATGTACCTGACAATGCGGTGGGTATTGTCACTACAATGGAAGGTAAGGCGATTGAAAACGGTCAGATCGCTGGTAAGATTATAGAAGGTCACAGAAACTTTCAGGATGCCGATGCTTTCCTTGAAAAAGGCGGCTACAAAGGATTACAGGAACAGGTGATCCTCTCTGGTTCTTATTTTATGAACCCATGGTTTGCAAAGGTAGAGATGCGCACCATGACCGAAATTCCTATCAGCCATGTGGGTGTCGTAATCTCTTATGTAGGTAACGAAGGTGAAGACCTGAGTGGTACCGATTTCAAACACGGTAACATTGTAGGTAAAAACTACAAAGGTGTGTGGGCAGAACCATTAGGGCCCGGTAAGTATCCTATCAATACTTACATCATGAAGGTAGAATATGTACCTACTACAAACCTGGTACTGAACTGGGCGAGTGCCCGCAGTGAGGCCCACCAGCTGGATAAAAACCTCTCTACCATTACCGTACGCAGTAAAGATGGTTTTACATTCAACCTCGATGTGGCACAGATTATTCACATCCCTGCCAGCGAAGCACCTAAGGTAATTGCCCGCTTTGGTAACATGAGTAACCTGGTCACCCAGGTACTGGAACCTACCATCGGCAACTACTTCCGTAACTCTGCGCAGGATGCTGAAGTGATCGACTTCCTGAAGAGCCGAAAAGAAAGACAGGAATCTGCGAAACTACACATTGGCCGTGTGCTGGAACAATACAACGTGTTTGGTGTAGATACACTGATCGGCGATATCGTTCCTCCTGAAAGCCTGATGAAAACACTGACTGATCGTAAGATCGCTGAAGAACAAAAGGTGACTTATGAAACACAGATGCGTGCACAGGAAACCAGGCAGGTACTGGAAAAAGAAACCGCTATCGCAGAGATACAGAAAGATATCGTAAAAGCAGATCAGGGTGTGTTGATCGCGGAAAGAATCGCAGATGCTTCTGTAAAGAAAGCGACAGGTGATGCAAACAGTGTACGCCTGCAAGCCAATGCAGAAGCAGATCGTATGAAACTGCTGGCAAGTGGTGAAGCAGAAAAAGTAAGAGTGCTGGCAAAAGCAGAAGCTGAAAGAACGGAACTAACGGCAAGAGCAGAAGCTGAAAAAATTTCCTTAACAGGTAATGCAGAAGCTGAAAAGATACTGGCGATTGGTAAATCAAGCGCTGAGTCCTATAAGCTGGCGGTGGAAGCTATGGGTGGTAACAACTTCACACAATTGAAAGTGATGGAAGCGATCGGTGAACAGCATATTAAGATTATGCCTGACATACTGATCGGTGGTGGTGGCGATGGCAATAATGGTCCTATTAGCGGACTGCTGGGTCTGAAGCTGCTGGAACAATTAGGTGAAAAGAATAATCAACAACCACCTAAAGAATAA